One Thiocapsa sp. genomic window carries:
- a CDS encoding thioredoxin fold domain-containing protein, which yields MTRFARSALLGLLLIAAAAAHAEAPDGYAFKPFDRAMQQARDEGKPLFVYFGRYGCGYCEKTNKEAFSDAQVHERYSAHYALAYVDAESGERLRLPSGERITERELGTRYDAFVTPVFSFMTPDGETVLRLVGVQRIEDLLEADTKIQEALAAAGAS from the coding sequence ATGACCCGATTCGCTCGATCGGCCCTCCTCGGCCTTCTCCTGATAGCCGCTGCCGCAGCCCACGCCGAGGCGCCGGACGGCTACGCCTTCAAGCCCTTCGACCGGGCCATGCAACAGGCGCGCGACGAGGGCAAACCGCTGTTCGTCTACTTCGGCCGCTACGGCTGCGGCTACTGCGAGAAGACCAACAAGGAGGCATTCTCCGACGCGCAGGTGCACGAGCGTTACTCCGCGCATTACGCACTCGCCTATGTCGATGCCGAGAGCGGAGAGCGCCTGCGCCTGCCCAGCGGCGAGCGCATCACCGAGCGCGAGCTCGGGACCCGTTACGACGCCTTCGTCACGCCCGTCTTTTCATTCATGACGCCGGACGGTGAGACAGTCCTGCGTCTGGTCGGCGTACAGCGGATCGAGGATCTACTCGAAGCCGACACCAAAATCCAAGAGGCACTCGCCGCCGCGGGTGCCTCGTGA
- a CDS encoding glycosyltransferase, giving the protein MPSTKPPIAVFASFSGAGGVEHMLVNLIRGVLDLGQPVDLVLMRASGPHLARLPPEVNRIELGTRHSALAAPALARYLRRRRPAALLAAKDRAGRAAVLARALAGTDTRLVMRLGTHLSAAMAERTGVERWLRYTPIRLLYPRIDHIVAVSEGVAQDTARIARLPREQISVIRNPVITPELNRLAAEPCPHSWLAPGEPPVILGAGRLQRQKDFPTLIHAFARLPRDIDCRLAILGEGGGRSKLEALIVELGLNDRVALLGFQDNPYAYLARARLFVLSSAWEGSPNVLTEAMALGIPVVSTDCPSGPFELLDGGRYGPLVPVGDVEALAAAMQHTLEHPLPPESLRSAVCEYTQQRSAERYLEVLGVVR; this is encoded by the coding sequence ATGCCGAGCACCAAGCCCCCCATCGCCGTCTTTGCATCCTTCTCGGGTGCCGGCGGAGTCGAGCACATGCTCGTCAACCTCATCCGCGGTGTCCTTGACCTGGGGCAGCCCGTCGATCTGGTCCTGATGCGCGCCTCCGGTCCGCATCTCGCCCGACTCCCGCCCGAGGTCAACCGGATTGAGCTGGGTACCCGCCACAGTGCGCTCGCCGCCCCGGCGCTCGCCCGCTATCTTCGGCGCCGTCGCCCCGCCGCCCTCTTGGCGGCCAAGGATCGCGCCGGCAGGGCGGCGGTGCTGGCGCGGGCGCTGGCCGGGACGGACACCCGCCTGGTGATGCGTCTGGGCACCCACCTGTCCGCGGCGATGGCCGAAAGGACCGGAGTCGAGCGGTGGTTGCGCTATACCCCGATCCGTCTGCTCTACCCGCGGATCGATCACATCGTCGCCGTTTCCGAGGGCGTCGCGCAAGATACCGCCCGGATCGCCCGCCTGCCGCGCGAGCAGATCAGCGTGATCCGCAATCCGGTCATCACGCCGGAGCTGAACCGCTTGGCCGCCGAGCCCTGTCCGCATTCATGGCTCGCACCGGGCGAGCCGCCGGTCATCCTCGGTGCAGGGCGCCTGCAGCGTCAAAAGGACTTCCCGACGCTGATTCATGCCTTCGCGCGGCTGCCGCGGGACATCGATTGCAGACTCGCGATTCTCGGCGAGGGCGGCGGCCGATCCAAGCTGGAGGCGTTGATCGTGGAGCTCGGTCTAAACGACCGCGTCGCGCTGCTCGGCTTTCAAGACAATCCCTATGCCTATCTCGCGCGTGCCCGTCTGTTCGTGCTGTCCTCCGCCTGGGAGGGCTCGCCGAACGTGTTGACCGAGGCCATGGCGCTGGGTATCCCGGTCGTCTCGACCGATTGCCCGAGCGGTCCGTTCGAGCTCCTGGACGGCGGGCGCTACGGGCCGCTGGTGCCGGTCGGTGATGTCGAGGCGCTCGCCGCTGCCATGCAGCACACCCTGGAGCACCCACTGCCCCCCGAGTCGCTGCGCTCCGCCGTCTGCGAATACACGCAGCAACGCAGCGCCGAGCGCTATCTGGAGGTGCTCGGTGTCGTCCGCTGA
- a CDS encoding OsmC family protein, which translates to MSEEGRFKIHLEQQEGFQINVAFDWKHAADLLMDEPPPLGEQKGPNASRLLAAAAANCLSASLLYCVFKEEPPDNCLRAEAVCVMVRNEKKRLRVGRMEITLILGEAVTASPRFARCKGLFEDFCVVSASIRQGIPMRVTLRDEAGNVLHETE; encoded by the coding sequence ATGTCCGAAGAAGGCCGTTTCAAGATCCATCTCGAGCAGCAGGAAGGTTTTCAGATCAATGTCGCCTTCGATTGGAAGCACGCCGCGGACCTGCTCATGGACGAGCCGCCTCCGTTGGGCGAGCAAAAGGGACCGAACGCCTCGCGTCTGCTTGCCGCCGCTGCGGCCAACTGTCTGAGCGCGAGTCTGCTCTATTGCGTCTTCAAGGAGGAGCCGCCGGACAATTGCCTGCGTGCCGAGGCGGTCTGCGTCATGGTCCGCAACGAGAAGAAGCGGCTGCGCGTCGGCCGGATGGAGATCACCTTGATCCTCGGGGAGGCCGTGACCGCATCCCCGCGCTTCGCGCGTTGCAAGGGTCTCTTCGAGGACTTCTGCGTGGTCTCGGCCAGCATTCGCCAGGGGATTCCCATGCGCGTGACGCTTCGGGACGAAGCGGGCAATGTCCTCCACGAGACGGAATGA
- a CDS encoding DJ-1/PfpI family protein, producing MAVKKILMLVGDYVEDYEAMVPLQILQMVGHNVRTVCPDKKPGDWVRTAIHDFEGDQTYSEKPGHRFAITADFDTVDPAKYDALVIPGGRSPEYLRLNPRVIELVRHFAAGDKPIASVCHGQQILAAAGILEGKRCTAYPAVRPEVERAGGTWCEVNETVSNAYTDGNLVTAPAWPAHPEWMRKFLDLLGTRIET from the coding sequence ATGGCGGTGAAGAAGATCCTGATGCTGGTCGGCGATTATGTCGAGGACTACGAGGCGATGGTACCGCTTCAGATCCTGCAGATGGTGGGCCACAACGTCCGGACGGTCTGCCCGGACAAGAAGCCCGGGGACTGGGTGCGCACCGCGATCCACGACTTCGAAGGCGACCAGACCTACAGCGAGAAGCCGGGGCACCGCTTCGCGATCACGGCCGACTTCGACACGGTCGATCCCGCCAAATACGACGCCTTGGTCATCCCGGGCGGCCGCTCACCCGAGTATCTCCGATTGAATCCGCGCGTCATCGAGCTGGTCCGGCATTTCGCGGCCGGCGACAAGCCGATCGCCTCGGTCTGTCACGGTCAGCAGATCCTCGCCGCCGCCGGGATTCTCGAAGGCAAACGCTGCACGGCTTATCCGGCCGTGCGCCCCGAAGTGGAGCGCGCGGGCGGCACCTGGTGCGAGGTCAACGAGACCGTCTCCAATGCCTACACCGACGGCAATCTGGTGACCGCCCCGGCGTGGCCGGCGCATCCGGAGTGGATGCGCAAGTTCCTCGATCTGCTGGGCACCCGCATCGAAACCTGA
- a CDS encoding TrkH family potassium uptake protein, whose translation MNLVLVGRIVGIYALIFGITLTGPILVGVWYREAEVVHFLWPMVGSLAGGAFLWLIGRRRARELSVGDGYLVVTLFWVLLSLLGAWPLMNGFGLSPVDALFESTSGITTTGATVIDGLDSMPRSLLFYRQQLQWFGGMGLIVLGVAVMPMLGIGGMQLYRAEAPGPLKEEKLTPRLTQTARALWLIYFALTLACAAGYWLAGMTPFDAVSHSLSTVSTGGFSTHDASMGHFASPAIEAVAVVFMLLAAINFGVHYLVWLDRNPMQYLRDTEARTFLGFVLAMVALVGLVLYLEGPYDQVHASLRDASFEVVSIVTSTGFGIVDFAHWPDFLPLLLIYISFVGGCGGSTAGGMKVLRVLLMVKQGAQEVRQLIHPHAILPLRLGRRIVDPRLARSVWGFFALYSFAVATLTLLMIHAGLAPLDAFSAVATCLNNLGPGLGEVALTFQSVSDLGKLLGVVAMLLGRLEILTILVILSPAFWRR comes from the coding sequence ATGAACCTGGTCCTGGTCGGTCGGATCGTCGGCATCTATGCGCTGATCTTCGGCATCACCTTGACCGGCCCGATCCTCGTGGGTGTCTGGTATCGGGAGGCAGAGGTCGTCCACTTCCTCTGGCCGATGGTCGGCTCGCTCGCGGGCGGCGCCTTCCTCTGGCTGATCGGTCGGCGTCGCGCGCGCGAGTTGAGCGTGGGCGACGGTTATCTGGTCGTGACCCTCTTCTGGGTGCTGCTGAGTCTCCTGGGTGCTTGGCCGCTGATGAACGGCTTCGGTCTCTCGCCGGTCGATGCCCTGTTCGAATCCACCTCCGGGATCACCACGACGGGTGCGACCGTGATCGACGGTCTGGACAGCATGCCGCGCTCGCTGCTCTTCTACCGCCAACAGCTGCAGTGGTTCGGCGGGATGGGACTCATCGTGCTCGGGGTCGCGGTCATGCCCATGCTGGGCATCGGCGGGATGCAGCTCTACCGGGCCGAGGCGCCGGGGCCGCTCAAAGAAGAGAAGCTGACCCCGCGCCTGACCCAAACCGCCCGTGCGCTCTGGCTGATCTACTTCGCGCTCACCCTCGCCTGCGCCGCCGGTTACTGGCTGGCGGGGATGACACCCTTCGATGCCGTCTCCCACAGTCTGTCGACGGTATCGACCGGCGGCTTCTCGACCCACGACGCCAGCATGGGCCATTTCGCAAGCCCTGCCATCGAGGCGGTGGCCGTCGTCTTCATGCTCCTGGCCGCAATCAACTTCGGTGTCCATTACCTGGTCTGGCTCGACCGCAATCCGATGCAGTATCTGCGCGACACCGAGGCCAGGACCTTCCTCGGCTTCGTGCTCGCCATGGTCGCGCTGGTCGGTCTGGTCCTCTACCTGGAGGGTCCTTACGATCAGGTGCATGCCAGCCTGCGGGATGCCTCCTTCGAGGTGGTCTCCATCGTCACCAGCACCGGCTTCGGGATCGTCGACTTCGCCCACTGGCCGGATTTCCTCCCGCTCCTGCTCATCTACATCAGCTTCGTCGGCGGGTGCGGCGGCTCGACCGCCGGCGGCATGAAGGTGCTGCGGGTCCTGCTGATGGTCAAGCAAGGCGCGCAGGAGGTGCGCCAGCTCATCCATCCGCACGCCATCCTGCCGCTGCGCTTGGGCCGACGCATCGTCGACCCCCGCCTTGCGCGCTCGGTCTGGGGCTTCTTCGCGCTCTACAGCTTCGCCGTCGCGACCTTAACCCTCTTGATGATCCACGCCGGGCTCGCCCCGCTGGATGCCTTCAGTGCCGTCGCCACCTGCCTGAACAATCTCGGCCCGGGGCTCGGCGAGGTCGCCCTCACCTTCCAATCGGTCAGCGACCTCGGCAAGCTGCTCGGCGTCGTCGCCATGCTTCTCGGGCGGTTGGAGATCCTGACCATCCTGGTGATCCTCTCGCCGGCCTTTTGGCGACGTTGA
- a CDS encoding gamma-glutamylcyclotransferase translates to MKQRVFVYGTLLRGEVNHHLLAQAEYLGSHRTAACFSLYLLRAYPGAVRGGATAIRGEVYAVDHAGLRRLDRLEDYPALYDRRLLATPFGRAWIYLFRGSVRDRPLIPGGDWRTFVADPDSIRAAGVRRVRDPKTRASRLGDASRQTVAQPIESEPVRSSA, encoded by the coding sequence ATGAAACAGCGGGTCTTTGTCTACGGGACCCTGCTGCGCGGAGAGGTCAATCACCATCTGCTCGCGCAGGCGGAGTATCTCGGGTCGCATCGCACGGCGGCGTGCTTCTCGTTGTATCTGCTCCGCGCCTATCCGGGCGCGGTGCGTGGCGGCGCAACCGCGATCCGGGGCGAGGTTTACGCCGTGGATCATGCCGGCCTGCGCCGGCTCGATCGTCTCGAAGACTATCCCGCACTCTACGACCGCCGACTGCTGGCGACGCCGTTCGGCCGGGCCTGGATCTATCTGTTTCGCGGCTCCGTGCGTGATCGCCCGCTGATCCCGGGTGGCGATTGGCGGACCTTCGTGGCGGATCCCGACTCCATCCGCGCCGCCGGCGTGCGCCGCGTGCGGGATCCCAAGACCCGCGCCTCGCGGCTCGGCGATGCGAGCCGTCAGACGGTTGCGCAGCCGATCGAGTCGGAGCCGGTCCGCTCATCCGCTTGA